From the genome of Nitrospira lenta, one region includes:
- a CDS encoding ethylbenzene dehydrogenase-related protein, with amino-acid sequence MRVVQTTNKKLVFSILLSALVVGVMLTIGQVPLAVSQPVTIPAKAVKGPIPMDGANPLWESVPGVIVPLSGQLITTPMHPNISVKSMFVKAMSNGKELGLRVEWSDQTKNDTAIGPQDFRDQAAIMFPVTTSGAPPFQCMGQSGGTTNIWRWNAEWQKDLGKDSAGMWDVDDQYPGIFWDYYFEEPAGGVTYPDRIGRSLGPFNSGIWSGNIMSDPTLRVSSVEDLNANGFSTLTTQAHQDVLGNGVWEPSGSVKGGGYTGPTWRVVIKRSLETSDPNDTQFKPGMSVPIAFAVWDGNNIERNGMKALSTWFTLKLP; translated from the coding sequence ATGAGAGTTGTGCAGACGACCAACAAGAAATTGGTGTTTAGCATTCTGCTCTCTGCCCTCGTCGTCGGCGTCATGCTGACGATCGGGCAAGTGCCCTTGGCCGTCAGCCAGCCGGTGACGATCCCGGCGAAGGCAGTCAAGGGACCGATTCCCATGGATGGCGCCAACCCCTTGTGGGAGAGCGTCCCTGGTGTAATCGTTCCATTGAGCGGTCAGCTGATCACGACACCTATGCACCCGAACATTTCCGTCAAGTCGATGTTCGTGAAGGCGATGAGCAACGGTAAGGAGCTCGGCCTGCGTGTAGAGTGGAGCGATCAGACCAAGAATGACACAGCCATTGGTCCGCAGGATTTCCGCGACCAGGCTGCGATCATGTTCCCGGTGACCACATCAGGTGCGCCACCGTTCCAGTGCATGGGTCAGTCCGGCGGAACCACCAACATCTGGCGGTGGAACGCGGAATGGCAGAAGGATCTTGGTAAGGACAGCGCGGGTATGTGGGACGTGGACGATCAGTACCCAGGCATTTTCTGGGACTACTATTTCGAAGAGCCGGCCGGTGGCGTGACCTATCCTGATCGGATCGGTCGGAGCCTTGGACCATTCAATTCAGGTATCTGGTCCGGTAACATCATGTCAGACCCGACGCTCCGCGTGAGCTCGGTTGAAGACTTGAATGCCAACGGATTCAGCACCCTCACCACCCAGGCCCATCAGGATGTGCTCGGGAACGGTGTGTGGGAGCCGTCAGGCTCCGTCAAGGGTGGCGGTTACACTGGTCCGACCTGGCGCGTGGTTATCAAGCGCAGCCTGGAGACCAGCGATCCGAACGACACGCAGTTCAAGCCGGGAATGTCTGTGCCCATCGCCTTTGCAGTCTGGGATGGAAACAACATTGAGCGCAACGGTATGAAGGCGCTCTCCACTTGGTTCACGCTCAAGCTTCCGTGA
- a CDS encoding B12-binding domain-containing radical SAM protein, translating to MKVSLLFPPTWHPSQPYLSLPSLTGFLHQGGVKDVSQRDLGIELLDQLLTRSFGAEVHEQLLAKQRELERSTIGESGPGSREHAAKIAESLDRFPYLIDRVELAKETLRSEAFYDLDAYRGSLFMIDKWLELVSSVYFPTRLTVVDNQFSNYSIYSSKDLMKVIRDEAQNPYISLFRDKFIPSIVNDRPDLIGVSITATSQIIPGLTLCRLIKEAAPDLHITIGGSIFTRLVDNIRRCPSLFDITDDIVVFEGETALLELVNQMAGKKDFSKVPNLIYRQNGKITVNQPFYSENVNQLPAPNYDGFPLDKYLSPEPVLPVQFSRGCYYKDCAFCALTLDHQNFRQKEPGRTIEELKWLKQRYGAQNFFFTDECFALAPTKRLCQQMTEQKLDIKWTCEMRFEKNLSRELLTSMRDAGCLKIVFGLESFNQRIMDFMKKGIKQEWVRRIADDCVDLGIAVHCYIIVGFPTEKEEEALETMNFIVENKKLHESFGFSCQPCLFDLEKEAPIMSDPGGYGIRRIMRPSAEDLSLGFFYEVQEGMTPDESEKLYQHVYERVSEVVCELPFNYSMADGLLYIAHEKAQPVETP from the coding sequence ATGAAAGTCTCGTTGTTGTTTCCGCCTACCTGGCATCCCTCTCAACCGTATCTCAGTCTTCCCTCTCTCACCGGATTTCTGCATCAGGGCGGCGTGAAAGACGTCTCTCAGCGGGATCTCGGAATTGAGCTGCTTGACCAACTGCTGACCCGCTCATTTGGAGCGGAGGTGCATGAGCAATTGCTCGCGAAGCAGCGGGAATTGGAGCGAAGTACGATCGGAGAGAGTGGCCCTGGAAGTCGTGAGCATGCCGCTAAGATTGCGGAGTCGCTCGACCGATTTCCCTATTTGATTGATCGCGTGGAGCTGGCCAAAGAGACGCTGCGCAGCGAGGCGTTTTACGACCTCGATGCCTACCGCGGCAGTCTCTTTATGATCGATAAATGGCTGGAGCTGGTGTCGTCGGTATATTTCCCAACCCGATTGACGGTTGTGGATAATCAGTTCAGCAATTATTCGATCTATTCCTCGAAAGATCTTATGAAGGTCATTCGAGATGAAGCTCAGAATCCCTATATCAGCCTATTCCGCGACAAATTTATTCCGTCCATCGTGAACGATCGTCCGGATCTGATCGGCGTGTCGATTACGGCCACGTCGCAGATTATTCCTGGCCTGACGCTATGCCGATTGATCAAGGAAGCAGCTCCGGACCTGCATATTACGATCGGGGGAAGCATCTTTACCCGCTTGGTCGATAATATTCGTCGTTGCCCGAGCCTGTTCGATATCACCGACGACATTGTGGTGTTTGAGGGAGAGACGGCGTTGCTGGAGCTGGTCAATCAGATGGCCGGCAAAAAAGATTTCAGCAAGGTGCCGAATCTAATCTATCGCCAGAATGGAAAAATCACGGTCAACCAGCCGTTCTACTCTGAGAATGTGAACCAGTTGCCGGCACCGAACTATGATGGGTTTCCGCTCGACAAATATCTCTCGCCGGAGCCGGTCTTGCCGGTTCAGTTTTCGCGCGGGTGCTACTACAAAGATTGCGCGTTCTGCGCCCTGACGCTTGATCACCAGAATTTTCGGCAGAAGGAGCCGGGCCGGACGATTGAAGAGCTGAAATGGCTCAAGCAGCGGTATGGGGCGCAGAATTTCTTTTTTACCGATGAATGTTTTGCGCTGGCTCCCACGAAGCGGCTTTGCCAGCAGATGACTGAGCAGAAGCTGGATATCAAGTGGACCTGTGAAATGCGGTTCGAAAAGAACCTCTCCCGCGAACTTCTGACGTCCATGCGTGACGCCGGTTGTCTCAAGATCGTGTTCGGCTTGGAGTCCTTCAATCAGCGCATTATGGATTTCATGAAGAAGGGCATCAAGCAAGAGTGGGTTCGGCGAATTGCCGACGACTGCGTGGACCTGGGCATTGCGGTGCACTGTTACATCATTGTCGGATTTCCCACGGAGAAGGAAGAAGAAGCGCTGGAAACGATGAATTTCATCGTGGAGAACAAGAAGCTGCACGAGTCGTTCGGATTCTCCTGCCAACCCTGCCTGTTCGATCTTGAAAAGGAAGCTCCGATCATGAGCGATCCTGGGGGATATGGGATACGCAGAATCATGCGGCCCTCTGCCGAAGATTTGAGTCTGGGATTCTTTTATGAGGTGCAAGAGGGGATGACGCCGGACGAGTCAGAGAAGCTCTATCAGCATGTGTATGAACGGGTGAGTGAAGTGGTGTGTGAATTGCCGTTCAATTACTCGATGGCGGACGGATTGCTCTATATCGCCCATGAAAAGGCGCAGCCCGTCGAAACGCCGTAG